From the Glutamicibacter halophytocola genome, the window AAAAATGCGCGCCGTAGGTCAAATTGGCGCGGAACTACCGCCAACAAGCCGGATCAGAAATGATGGCCTGTGAATAATCTACCCCAAAGTTGTGGATTACTTCCGTGAAGAAGGAAAGAAAATTCACATGTTCACATGAAAGTGCTAGTCATCTCGAAGCTTAAAACGCACATTTTCAAGGGAAAACCCGTTTTCCACACCTTTGGGGTCAACTTTTTCCACCTGGCTGTGCATAACTGTGTGGATGGTGGATAGAATCAATGGAGACGTCGTCCAAAAAACGTCGTTTTCGAGCCCTGGAAACAGGATTCGTGTGACTAACATTGCATTTTTGACGAGAGTGGGGCGCCCTTAGTGAGCAGCGACGAGACCAATAGCATTGGTAGCTCCTGGCGCCAGGTAATTCGAAAGATCGAAGACGATGATCGAGTCAAGGCGCGCTACCGTGCCTTTGTGTCGTTGGCGAAGCCCCAAGGTCTGATTGGCACGACTCTGCTCGTGGCAGTTCCCAATGACCTGACCCGCGACATTTTGCAGACCCAGCTGCGCGAACCGCTGGATGAAGCACTACGCGAAGTATTCCAGGACGACATTCGATGTGCCGTCAGTGTTGATCTGTCGCTGTCGGATGAGATGGATGAAGAAGTCCCCGAAACCAGTGCGCCGGCACCAGCCGCTCCGGCGGTGACCGAGCCTCCGGGCCCGCGACCGCAGCCGGCACCGCAGCCGACTCCCCCATCAAATTCTCAAGAGTTCGGCCGCCTGAATCCGAAGTACATTTTCGATACCTTCGTGATTGGCTCCTCGAACCGCTTCGCGCATGCCGCGGCAGTTGCTGTTGCCGAAGCACCGGCCAAGGCCTACAACCCGCTGTTTATCTACGGCGACTCCGGGTTGGGCAAGACTCACCTGCTCCACGCCATCGGCCATTACGCACGACACCTCTACAAGGGCATCCGCGTTCGCTACGTCAATTCAGAAGAGTTCACCAACGACTTCATCAACTCCATTCGTGATGATGAGGGCGCAAGCTTCAAGCAGACTTATCGCAACGTCGACATCTTGCTCATTGACGATATTCAGTTCCTGGCCAACAAGGACGCTACCCAGGAAGAGTTCTTCCACACCTTCAATGCGCTGCATAACCACAACAAGCAGGTTGTGATCACCTCTGATCTGCCGCCAAAGCAGCTTCAGGGCTTTGAAGACCGCATGCGTTCTCGTTTCGAGTGGGGTCTGCTCACTGATATTCAGCCGCCAGAGCTCGAGACGCGTATTGCGATTCTGCGCAAGAAGGCCGATGCAGAAAATCTCTCGGCTCCAGGTGACGTGATGGAGTACATCGCTTCGCGCATCTCCACGAACATCCGCGAGCTTGAAGGTGCCTTGATTCGAGTCACCGCATTCGCTTCATTGAATAATCAGGCCGTTGACCTTGCCCTGGCCGAAACCGTGCTCAAGGACTTGATCAGTGAAGACGGAGCCCAGGAAATCACCCCGTCGACAATTATCAAGCAAACAGCCGAGTACTTCGGGCTGTCCATTGATGAGCTGAACAGCAAGTCTCGAACCCGTACTTTGGTTACTGCTCGCCAGATCGCCATGTATCTGCTGCGTGAGCTTACCGACATGTCTTTGCCAAAGATCGGTGCCGAACTTGGCGGGCGTGACCACACGACCGTGATTCACGCGGATCGCAAGATCCGAGAGCTTATGGCGGAGCGTCGAGCCATCTTTAACCAAGTCACCGAGCTAACGAACCGCATCAAGCAGAGCCAGCGGGAACACTGAATAACAAGAAACCACAGGTGTGGATAAATCTGTGGACGATCTGGTGACTACCTGCGGATAAAGGTGGAGACCCATGTGGACGTTAAAAATCGTGGAACTGAGTTTCAACAAGACCTTGGAACTCAGTGTCAGCTTCAACCACAGATTGTTCACATGCACAATTGCCGTAGGGTCTGGGGATTCAAGGCTTATCCACAGTATCAACAGGGGTTATTAACACTCCTCCTTTAAACACTTATTCATCCAAATAACGAGTCCACTCCTGACTCGCGAACCAAACCTGTTCAAAATTTGCCTTCGCAGCTCTCTCATCAACAAATGAAATCGAGGGCTGCCTTTGCATCTGCAGGACGTGGCAAGATTAGATGGAGAAAACGTGCAACTACCTGCTCTATGCTTAAGAACTTGGCGAGGGAACAACCTTCTTGGCCTGACTTAAGACTCAAGGGTGTCCGAAAGGCGGATTTTTCGTGAAGTTCAGCGTTGAAAAGGATGTATTGGCAGAAGCCGTATCCTGGACCGCACGGTCCCTGGCACAACGCCCACCCTCACCAGTACTGGCTGGCATTTTGATCACCACCCACGAAGGCCTAGTTCGCCTCGAGGGTTTTGATTATGAGATTTCTTCGCATATCGAGATTCCTGCAGATATCTCTGAGCAAGGCTCGATCCTGGTCTCAGGCAAGCTCTTGGCTGAGATCACCCGCTCATTGCCAAATTCCACGGTGACTTTGGAAACCGAGGGTTCAAAGATTTCATTGACCTGTGGCCGCTCTCGCTTCCACTTGGCCACCATGCCAGTTGATGAATACCCAACGTTGCCGGATCTTCCAGCAATTGCCGGCACCATTGATGGCCAGGCTTTCTCTGCTGCTGTTGCCCAGGTCATCGTTGCAGCTTCCAAGGATGACACTCTTCCAGTGCTTACCGGCATCAAGGTTGAGATTGAAAATGATCTAATCACTTTCCTGGCTACTGACCGCTACCGCTTGGCGCTACGTGAACTGAACTGGACTCCAAATACGTCGGAGATCTCCACCTCGTTCTTGATCAAGGCCAAGACTCTGAGCGAAGTTGCCAAGACCCTCTCGGGCGCTGGAGAACTGAAGCTGGCCATCAGCGAAAAGGGCGACATGGTTGGTTTTGAAAGCTCCAACCGCCGCACCACGTCTTTGCTGATCAATGGCGAATACCCAAAGATTCGTTCGCTGTTCCCAAGCGACACCCCAATCCATGCAACGGTTCGCACCAGCGAACTCATGGAAGCAGTACGCCGTGTATCAGTTGTTGCCGAACGCAATACGCCGGTACGCATGGCATTCACCGATGGCCAGCTGACCTTGGACGCCGGGACCGGCGAGGATGCCCAGGCAGAAGAAGCCATTGTTGCCTCATTGCGCGGCGAGGACATTGTGGTTGCCTTCAATCCAACCTTCCTTTCAGAAGGCTTGAACTCGTTCACCACCGACTTCGTGCGCTTCTCCTTCACCAGCGCCCCAAAGCCAGCCATGCTCACGGGTCAGAAAAAGCTGGATGAAGCCGATCAGGATCAGTACCGCTACCTCGTGATGCCGGTACGCTTGCCAAACTCGAACTAGCCCAATTGCGTGGTGGATGATTTTTCCTCCACCACCTCGTTTCTGTCAGGACCTCGGTGTATATATCGCAGCTTTCACTCACGAGTTTCCGCTCGTATGCGCAGGCCGACGTGCACCTGGCTCCTGGCATCAACGTGCTCATTGGCCCCAACGGTGTTGGCAAAACCAACATCGTTGAATCCATCGGCTACCTGGCTAACTTGGCTTCGCACCGAGTCAGCAACGATGCTCCCCTGCTGAATTTTGGTTCGGAACGGGCGCTCATCCGAGGCACCGTGCATCGCGGAAGCCAAACCACAACGCTGGAAGTCGAGATCACCAGCGGCAAGCTCAACCGGGCCAGGATCAACCGCGCCAATCCCGTGCGGGCACGCGAGATTCTCGGCTTGGTCAGAACCGTGTTATTTGCCCCAGAGGACTTGTCATTGGTGAAGGGCGACCCTTCGCATCGGCGCAAGTTCCTGGACGAACTTCTTGTTGCCTTGCATCCAGTAGAAGCGGGAACCAAAAGCGACTACGAACGCATCGTGAAGCAGCGCAACGCGCTGCTGAAGTCGATTCGAGGAAAGTCCAAGCTCAGTTCATCGCAGGAAAACACGCTGAGGGCCTGGGACTTGCAGCTGGCGACCTGCGGTGCGCGGCTTATTCGCGGACGTCTCGATGTTCTTATGCTGATTAGGCCATATATGCAGGCGGCGTATGCCGACCTGGCCGATGGCGCCAAAGACGCAAGGGCAATCTACCGATCGTCCTTGGAGAGCGAAAGCGACGAGAACAGCCTTCCCGCCGCTTCGCTTGAGGAGCTGAACCAGGAAGAAATTCAAGAGCTCCTGCTCAATGCCATTGAGGCAAACCGCAGCCGCGAACTTGACCGGGGCATCTCGCTGTTTGGCCCGCACCGTGATGATCTTGCCTTGATTCTCGGCCCGACTCCGGCCAAAGGCTATGCATCCCACGGTGAAACCTGGTCCTTTGCCCTGGCCCTGCGGCTTGCTGCCTATCGCGTCTTCGGCGACGATGATCCACGCCCAGGTTCTGGACCCATCTTAATCCTGGACGACGTTTTTGCCGAGCTCGACACCACTCGCCGGGACCGGCTGGCGCATATCGTTGCCGGAGCCGAGCAAGTACTGGTCACCGCCGCAGTTGCCGAAGATGTTCCCGAAGCCCTGAAGGGACATTTCTTCCAGGTATCCCCTGGCCAGGTCGTCGATGCGTGAACCCGAAGAACGCGACGAACATCGTTTTGATCCGGAAATCGACGCCGCCACGGCATTGCTGAACCGGATGCGCAAGCTCGCCGAAGAACGCGGCGAGCGACGCGTTGACGCGGCGCGAATGGAAAAGGTCCGCAAGCGCCAAGCTGCCCGTCGCGGATTCGCTGCGGAAAAACCGGAATCTTCCGAGGGCGCAATTCGCGACCCGCGTGCTATTGGCGAAGTCGTTTCGCGCTTGTCCAAATCCCGCGGCTGGAATACACAGGTCGCTGTTGGGTCGGTGCTTGGCCGATGGGCTGACATCATCGGCGAAGACAACGCGAAGCACTGCAAACCGGAGTCTTTTGAAGATACGGTAGTGGTGATGCGCTGCGATACAACCGCACGAGCTGCGCAAATGCGCCTACTCAGCCACGATATTCTGAAGAAATTCGATGCGGAATTGGGCCCCGGGATCGTCACCGTGCTCAAGGTGCTCGGTCCGAATGCGCCTTCCTGGCGCCATGGGATGCGTTCGGTGGCCGGCCGCGGCCCTCGAGACACCTATGGGTGAAAATTGCTGATACGGCACATGGCGCACTAACGGACCCGGAGGGTGGATCCCCCCTCACTTGAGCTCCGAAACTGGCTCAGATGGTCAATTACTAGCTTTATGTGGCTGATTTAGGCCACAGGAGCACCGATTATTTTGCTCTACGCGGTAGAATTAGAGGTAGTGAAATGGCGTTGCTGCGGGTTAAGCCCTGTGGCGATGCCCCTCCAGACCATGATCACCGGAGATGCTGCACTGAGTGCCGAAAGTGATCGCGCGCCAAATTCGAGGAGTTCGTAGCACCCGTGTCTACTGAAAATGCTTCACCGCAGGATCCGGCAGAAAGCCAAGTTCCCGCGGAATCGATGACTTCCAAAGTCGAACATACCTATGGCGCCCAGGATATTACCGTCCTCGAAGGACTCGAAGCGGTACGCAAACGTCCGGGCATGTACATCGGTTCCACTGGCCCTCGCGGCCTGCACCACTTGGTTTACGAAGTTGTCGACAACTCCGTCGATGAGGCATTGGCGGGATACTGCGACACCATCAACGTCACCCTGCAGGCCGATGGCGGCGTGCGTTGTGAAGACAACGGCCGAGGCATCCCCGTGGATGTGCACCCCACCGAGGGCAAGCCCACCGTTGAGGTAGTCATGACCATCCTGCACGCCGGCGGCAAGTTCGGCGGCGGCGGCTATGCCGTGTCCGGCGGCCTGCACGGCGTGGGCATTTCCGTGGTTAACGCGCTCTCGCGCCGGGTGGACACTGTCGTGCGCCGCCAGGGCCACGCATGGCGCATCAGCTTCGGCAACGGCGGCGTCACCACCAGTCCGCTGACCCAGGGCGAGGAAACCGAGCTCACCGGCACCAGCCAGACCTTCTACCCGGATCCGGAAATCTTCGAGACCACCGAATTCGACTTCGAAACGCTGCGTGCCCGCTTCCAGCAGATGGCCTTCCTGAACAAGGGCCTGCGGATCACACTGACCGACGAGCGCATTCCCGAAAACGCCGAGCCCGAAGCCGAAGTCGAAGAAGAGATCGAAAACCAGGTAGTCAAGCCGCGTACCGTGGACTACCTGTACAAGGACGGCCTGCTGGATTACGTCAAGCACCTGAATGCCGCCAAAAAGGTCGAACTGGTCCACGACGAGGTCATCGCCTTCGAATCCGAGGATGCGGCCCGCGGCATCAGCGTGGAAATCGCCATGCAGTGGACCAGCGCCTACGCCGAGTCCGTGCACACCTATGCGAACACCATCAACACCCATGAGGGCGGAACCCACGAAGAAGGCTTCCGCGCGGCCCTGACCGGCCTGCTCAACCGCTACGCACGCGATAACAAGATCCTGCGCGAAAAGGACGACAACCTCACCGGCGAGGACGCCCGCGAAGGGTTGACCGCAGTCATTTCGGTCAAGCTCTCCGAGCCGCAGTTCGAAGGCCAGACCAAGACCAAGCTGGGCAACTCGATCGCCCGCGGATTCGTCCAGGGCGTGGTCAACGAAGAGCTCAGCGACTGGTTCGAGCGCAATCCGAACGTGGCGCGCGACATCATCCGCAAGGCGCAGCTGGCCTCGCAGGCCCGCATGGCCGCGCGCAAGGCCCGCGACAACGCCCGCCGCAAGTCGCCGATGGAATCCTTCGGCATGCCCGGCAAGCTCTCGGACTGCTCCTCGAAGAACCCCGTCGAGTGCGAGGTGTTCATCGTGGAGGGCGACTCCGCAGGCGGCTCGGCCAAGCGCGGACGCGACCCTCACACCCAGGCCATCCTGCCGCTGCGCGGCAAGATCCTGAACGTGGAGCGGGCCCGCCTGGATCGCGCGCTGGGCAATGCCGAGGTGCAGGCGATGATCACCGCCTTCGGCACCGGCATCGGCGAAGAGTTCGACATGGCCAAGCTGCGCTACCACAAGATCGTGCTGATGGCCGATGCGGACGTCGACGGCCAGCACATCACCACCTTGCTGCTGACCCTGATCTTCCGCTTCATGCGCCCGCTGATCGAGCACGGCTACGTTTTCCTGGCCGCTCCTCCGCTGTACCGCATCAAGTGGTCCAACGCCCCGCACGACTACGTGTTCTCCGACAAGGAACGCGATGACGCGCTGCTGGCCGGCCAGGCCGGCAACAAGCGCCTGCCCAAGGACAACGGCATCCAGCGCTACAAGGGCCTGGGCGAGATGGACTACTCGGAATTGTGGGACACCACCATGGATCCGGAGCACCGCACGCTGCGCCAGGTCACCATGGATGACGCCGCAGCCGCAGACGAGGTCTTCTCCGTGCTGATGGGCGAGGATGTCGAGTCCCGCCGCAACTTCATCCAGCAGAACGCCAAGGACGTGCGCTTCCTGGATATCTGATCGGCCGCGCCGAAAGATCATCCACCGAAGACTTTTTGACTTGTAAGGGAAAAAATTGAGCGACGAGCAAACCCCTGAGAACGAACCCATGGACGGCGAGGTCCTCGAGCCGGTCCATGAGGGCGGGCGCATCGACCAGATCGACCTGCAGACCGAAATGCAGCGGTCCTACCTGGACTACGCCATGGCCGTCATCGTCGGCCGTGCGCTGCCCGACGTGCGCGATGGACTCAAGCCCGTGCACCGCCGCGTGCTGTACGCGATGTTCGACGGCGGCTACCGCCCCGAGCGCGCCTACAACAAGTGCGCCCGCGTGGTCGGCGAAGTCATGGGCCAGTACCACCCGCACGGCGACACCGCAATCTACGATGCGCTGGTCCGCCTGATCCAGGACTGGGTCATGCGCTACCCGCTGGCCCTGGGCCAGGGCAACTTCGGCTCCCCGGGCAACGACGGCGCCGCCGCCCAGCGTTACACCGAAACCAAGATGGCCCCGCTGGCCATGGAAATGGTCCGCGACATCAACGAGAACACCGTTGATTTCCAGGACAACTACGACGGCAAGAACCAGGAACCTACCGTTCTGCCGGCGCGCTTCCCGAACCTTCTGGTCAACGGCTCCTCCGGCATCGCCGTGGGCATGGCCACCAACATTCCGCCGCACAACCTGCGCGAAGTGGCCGAGGGCGTGCAGTGGTACCTGAAGAACCCGGAAGCCACCCGCGAGGAGCTGCTCGCCGAGCTGATGCTGCGCGTGAAGGGCCCGGACTTCCCATCCGGCGCGATGATCCTGGGCACCAAGGGCATCGCCGACGCCTACCGCACCGGCCGCGGCTCGATCACCATGCGCGCAGTCGTCAACGTGGAGGAAATCCAGGGCCGCACCTGCCTGGTGGTCACCGAGCTGCCGTACATGGCCAACCCGGACAACCTCGCGGTGAAGATCGCCGAGCTGGTCCGCGACGGCAAGATCGCCGGCATCGCCGATATGCGCGACGAGACCTCGGGCCGCACCGGCCAGCGCCTGGTCATCGTGCTCAAGCGCGATGCCGTGGCCAAGGTGGTGCTGAACAACCTGTACAAGCACACCGAGCTGCAGACCAACTTCTCGGCGAACATGCTCGCGATCGTCGACGGGGTGCCGCGCACCCTGCCGCTGGACGGGTTCATCCGCCACTGGGTGACCCACCAGATCGAAGTGATCGTGCGCCGCACCCAGTTCCGCCTGAAGAAGGCCGAAGAAGAGGCCCACATCCTGCGCGGCCTGCTCAAGGCGCTGGACGCCCTTGACGAGGTCATCGCGCTGATCCGCCGTTCGGCCACCACCGAGGCGGCCCGCGACGGGCTGATGGAGCTGCTGAGCATCGACGAGGACCAGGCCCGCGCCATCCTGGATATGCAGCTGCGCCGCCTGGCCGCCCTCGAGCGCCAGAAGATCCAGGATCGCCACGCTGAGCTCGAGCGCATGATCGCCGAATTCCAGGCCATCATCGCTTCCCCTGCCCGCCAGCGCGAAATCGTCGCCGAAGAACTCGGCGAGATCGTGGACAAGCACGGCGATGACCGCCGCACCAAGATCCTCATGGGCTACGACGGCGACATGAGCGTCGAGGACCTGATTCCCGAAGAGGAAATGGTCGTCACCATCACCCGCGGCGGCTACGTCAAGCGCACCCGCATCGACAACTACCGCTCGCAGGCCCGCGGCGGCAAGGGCATCAAGGGCGCGAACCTGCGCGGGGACGACGTGGTGGAGCACTTCTTCGTCACCTCCACGCACAACTGGCTGCTGTTCTTCACCAACCACGGCCGCGTGTACCGCACCAAGTGCTACGAGCTGGCCGAAGCCGGCCGCGACGCCAAGGGCCAGCACGTGGCGAACGTGATGGCCTTCCAGCCCGATGAGCACATCGCCCAGGTGCTGGATCTGCGCACCTACCAGGACGCTGCCTACCTGATGCTGGCTACCCGCAACGGCCTGGTGAAGAAGACCCGCCTGGAGGACTACGACACCAACCGCACTGCCGGGGTGATCGCCATCAACCTGCGCGACGACGACGAACTGGTCTCCGCGCAGCTGGTCAGCGAATCCGATGATGTGATGCTCGTCTCGCGCAAGGGCCAGTCGGTGCGCTTCACCGCCACCGACACCGCGCTGCGCCCGATGGGCCGCGCGACCAGCGGCGTGACCGGCATGAAGTTCCGCGAGGGCGACGAGCTGCTGGCCGCCGACGTGGTCCGCGAGGATTCCTTCGTGTTCACGGTGACCAACGAGGGCTATGCCAAGCGCACCGAGGTCGCCGAATACCGCGTGCAATCCCGTGGTGGCTTGGGCATTAAGGTGGCCAAGCTCAACGAGGAACGCGGCGAGCTGGTGGGCGCGATGATCGTCGACGAGACCGATGAGGTCCTCGTGGTCATGGGCTCGGGCAAGGTGGT encodes:
- the dnaA gene encoding chromosomal replication initiator protein DnaA: MSSDETNSIGSSWRQVIRKIEDDDRVKARYRAFVSLAKPQGLIGTTLLVAVPNDLTRDILQTQLREPLDEALREVFQDDIRCAVSVDLSLSDEMDEEVPETSAPAPAAPAVTEPPGPRPQPAPQPTPPSNSQEFGRLNPKYIFDTFVIGSSNRFAHAAAVAVAEAPAKAYNPLFIYGDSGLGKTHLLHAIGHYARHLYKGIRVRYVNSEEFTNDFINSIRDDEGASFKQTYRNVDILLIDDIQFLANKDATQEEFFHTFNALHNHNKQVVITSDLPPKQLQGFEDRMRSRFEWGLLTDIQPPELETRIAILRKKADAENLSAPGDVMEYIASRISTNIRELEGALIRVTAFASLNNQAVDLALAETVLKDLISEDGAQEITPSTIIKQTAEYFGLSIDELNSKSRTRTLVTARQIAMYLLRELTDMSLPKIGAELGGRDHTTVIHADRKIRELMAERRAIFNQVTELTNRIKQSQREH
- the dnaN gene encoding DNA polymerase III subunit beta, which encodes MKFSVEKDVLAEAVSWTARSLAQRPPSPVLAGILITTHEGLVRLEGFDYEISSHIEIPADISEQGSILVSGKLLAEITRSLPNSTVTLETEGSKISLTCGRSRFHLATMPVDEYPTLPDLPAIAGTIDGQAFSAAVAQVIVAASKDDTLPVLTGIKVEIENDLITFLATDRYRLALRELNWTPNTSEISTSFLIKAKTLSEVAKTLSGAGELKLAISEKGDMVGFESSNRRTTSLLINGEYPKIRSLFPSDTPIHATVRTSELMEAVRRVSVVAERNTPVRMAFTDGQLTLDAGTGEDAQAEEAIVASLRGEDIVVAFNPTFLSEGLNSFTTDFVRFSFTSAPKPAMLTGQKKLDEADQDQYRYLVMPVRLPNSN
- the recF gene encoding DNA replication/repair protein RecF (All proteins in this family for which functions are known are DNA-binding proteins that assist the filamentation of RecA onto DNA for the initiation of recombination or recombinational repair.), which produces MYISQLSLTSFRSYAQADVHLAPGINVLIGPNGVGKTNIVESIGYLANLASHRVSNDAPLLNFGSERALIRGTVHRGSQTTTLEVEITSGKLNRARINRANPVRAREILGLVRTVLFAPEDLSLVKGDPSHRRKFLDELLVALHPVEAGTKSDYERIVKQRNALLKSIRGKSKLSSSQENTLRAWDLQLATCGARLIRGRLDVLMLIRPYMQAAYADLADGAKDARAIYRSSLESESDENSLPAASLEELNQEEIQELLLNAIEANRSRELDRGISLFGPHRDDLALILGPTPAKGYASHGETWSFALALRLAAYRVFGDDDPRPGSGPILILDDVFAELDTTRRDRLAHIVAGAEQVLVTAAVAEDVPEALKGHFFQVSPGQVVDA
- a CDS encoding DUF721 domain-containing protein, translated to MREPEERDEHRFDPEIDAATALLNRMRKLAEERGERRVDAARMEKVRKRQAARRGFAAEKPESSEGAIRDPRAIGEVVSRLSKSRGWNTQVAVGSVLGRWADIIGEDNAKHCKPESFEDTVVVMRCDTTARAAQMRLLSHDILKKFDAELGPGIVTVLKVLGPNAPSWRHGMRSVAGRGPRDTYG
- the gyrB gene encoding DNA topoisomerase (ATP-hydrolyzing) subunit B, with translation MTSKVEHTYGAQDITVLEGLEAVRKRPGMYIGSTGPRGLHHLVYEVVDNSVDEALAGYCDTINVTLQADGGVRCEDNGRGIPVDVHPTEGKPTVEVVMTILHAGGKFGGGGYAVSGGLHGVGISVVNALSRRVDTVVRRQGHAWRISFGNGGVTTSPLTQGEETELTGTSQTFYPDPEIFETTEFDFETLRARFQQMAFLNKGLRITLTDERIPENAEPEAEVEEEIENQVVKPRTVDYLYKDGLLDYVKHLNAAKKVELVHDEVIAFESEDAARGISVEIAMQWTSAYAESVHTYANTINTHEGGTHEEGFRAALTGLLNRYARDNKILREKDDNLTGEDAREGLTAVISVKLSEPQFEGQTKTKLGNSIARGFVQGVVNEELSDWFERNPNVARDIIRKAQLASQARMAARKARDNARRKSPMESFGMPGKLSDCSSKNPVECEVFIVEGDSAGGSAKRGRDPHTQAILPLRGKILNVERARLDRALGNAEVQAMITAFGTGIGEEFDMAKLRYHKIVLMADADVDGQHITTLLLTLIFRFMRPLIEHGYVFLAAPPLYRIKWSNAPHDYVFSDKERDDALLAGQAGNKRLPKDNGIQRYKGLGEMDYSELWDTTMDPEHRTLRQVTMDDAAAADEVFSVLMGEDVESRRNFIQQNAKDVRFLDI
- the gyrA gene encoding DNA gyrase subunit A — encoded protein: MSDEQTPENEPMDGEVLEPVHEGGRIDQIDLQTEMQRSYLDYAMAVIVGRALPDVRDGLKPVHRRVLYAMFDGGYRPERAYNKCARVVGEVMGQYHPHGDTAIYDALVRLIQDWVMRYPLALGQGNFGSPGNDGAAAQRYTETKMAPLAMEMVRDINENTVDFQDNYDGKNQEPTVLPARFPNLLVNGSSGIAVGMATNIPPHNLREVAEGVQWYLKNPEATREELLAELMLRVKGPDFPSGAMILGTKGIADAYRTGRGSITMRAVVNVEEIQGRTCLVVTELPYMANPDNLAVKIAELVRDGKIAGIADMRDETSGRTGQRLVIVLKRDAVAKVVLNNLYKHTELQTNFSANMLAIVDGVPRTLPLDGFIRHWVTHQIEVIVRRTQFRLKKAEEEAHILRGLLKALDALDEVIALIRRSATTEAARDGLMELLSIDEDQARAILDMQLRRLAALERQKIQDRHAELERMIAEFQAIIASPARQREIVAEELGEIVDKHGDDRRTKILMGYDGDMSVEDLIPEEEMVVTITRGGYVKRTRIDNYRSQARGGKGIKGANLRGDDVVEHFFVTSTHNWLLFFTNHGRVYRTKCYELAEAGRDAKGQHVANVMAFQPDEHIAQVLDLRTYQDAAYLMLATRNGLVKKTRLEDYDTNRTAGVIAINLRDDDELVSAQLVSESDDVMLVSRKGQSVRFTATDTALRPMGRATSGVTGMKFREGDELLAADVVREDSFVFTVTNEGYAKRTEVAEYRVQSRGGLGIKVAKLNEERGELVGAMIVDETDEVLVVMGSGKVVRSAAAQVPAKGRDTMGVIFAKPDKKDNIIAVAKNSETELEENLEEDAVTLDAENTIDQSSTAPETESGAQEDDTTNGGNA